The segment GCCCTTGCTTTTTGCATTTTCCTCACATGTTTTTGCTTTGCGTGTGATTTCGTTTGAAATCATAGCAGTTTCAATTGGACGACCAAGCCTGAGCCGCCTCACGACTTGCTAAAAATGCAATTTGGCGTAGGACTTAAGAGGCAAAAGAACGAGGACCGCAACCGCATGACCGCACGCACCATTCTGCTGGTGGATGATGACAACGACCTGCGCGAAATGCTCGTCGAGCAACTGTCCCTTTACGAGGAATTCACGGTTCAGCAGGAGGCGACCGCCGGCAAAGGCGTCCAGGCCGCTCGCACCGCTCCTGTCGATCTGCTGATCATGGACGTCGGCCTGCCCGATATGGACGGCCGCGAAGCGGTGAAGCTGCTGCGCAAGAACGGCTTCAAGGCACCGATCATCATGCTGACGGGCCATGACACCGATTCCGATACCATCCTCGGCCTCGAAGCCGGCGCCAACGATTATGTCACCAAGCCCTTCCGTTTTGCCGTGCTGCTCGCCCGCATTCGCGCGCAACTGCGTCAGCACGAGCAGAGCGAGGACGCGACCTTCACCGTCGGCCGCTATCTTTTCAAGCCGAGCCAGAAGCTGCTGACCACGGAAGACGGCCAGAAGATCCGCCTGACGGAAAAGGAAGCGGCAATCATCCGCTATCTCTACCGCGCCGACCAGAAAGTCGTCACCCGCGACATCCTTCTTGAAGAAGTCTGGGGCTACAATTCCGGCGTCACCACCCACACGCTGGAAACCCACGTCTATCGCCTGCGCCAGAAGATCGAGCGCGATCCCTCCAACGCCGAAATCCTGGTGACGGAAAACGGCGGCTACAAGATCATTCCATAGGCGATAGAGATGGCGCTCAACGACGATATCCGTCTGCTGTCGCAATTGCCGCTATTCCACGGCATGGGCGATGAGCCATTGCGGTTGATCGCCTTCGGCGCCGACCGGCGGCATGTCACGGCCGGCCTCACTCTGTTCCGCGAAAAATCGCCGGCTGAATGCGCCTATGTCATCGCCCGCGGCAGTTTCGAGCTAACCACCCTGGATCCCTCTGGCCAACCGCAAGTCGAGGCCACTGTGCATGCCGGTGCCATGCTGTCCGAGCTGGCGCTGGTGACGCTGGTGGAGCGGAAATATACCGCCGTGGCGCTGGAGGACTCCGATGTCATCCGCATCACGCGGGCGCTGTTTCACCGGCTGATCGAGGAATATCCCGACGCCGGTCTGCTCATCCAAAACCGTGTGCGCGAAAATTTCGCCGTCCTTGCCAAGCAGGCGGCGGCACTCCTGCATCGCTTTTCGTGAGACCCTGGCCTCGGCGGTTGCGCTTCTCAGAGATTGAAATACGCGGTCACCGGCACATGGTCGGATGGGCGGTCCCAGCCGCGTGCCGCTTTCAGGATCTCTATGCGTTGCAAGAGTGGGCCGAGATCGGATGACGACCAGATGTGGTCGAGACGGCGACCGCGATCGGCTGCTTCCCAATCCTTGGCGCGGTAGCTCCACCAGGTATAGAGCTTCTCGTTCTCCGGCACCTGCTGGCGCATCAGATCGAGCCAGGCCCCGCGCTTCATCACCTCAATCAACCCGTCGGTTTCGACCGGCGTGTGGCTGACGATCTTCAGCAACTGCTTGTGCGACCAGACGTCGTGTTCGAGCGGCGCGATGTTGAGATCGCCGACGAGGATCGCGGACGTGTTCGGCTCGGCATTGGCATGCAGCCGCTTCATCTCCTCTATGAAATCGAGCTTATGACCGAATTTCGGATTGATCGTCCGATCCGGCTCGTCGCCGCCGGCGGGAACGTAGAAATTATGCAGTCGGATGCGCCGGCCGCCACGCTCGAAGATCGCCGAGATATGCCTGCTGTCGCCGACTCCGCAATAATCCTGCCGGTGATCCTCGGTCAGAGGGATACGCGACGCGATGGCGACGCCGTGATAGCCCTTTTGCCCATGGACGATGATGTGCTCGTAGCCGAGCGCCCTCAAAGGCGACAGCGGGAAGAGCTCGTTCGGAACCTTGGTTTCCTGCAGGCAGAGAATATCGGGCCGGGCCTGCATCACGAACTGCTCGACGATCGGCATGCGCAGCCGTACCGAGTTGATGTTCCAAGTCGCAATCGAAAATCCCATGCCCAAACCCTTATCCGAAGTCAGGCTAGGGATTTAGACCGGCAGCAAGGGAAAAGGAAGATCATTCAATCTCTTCTCCCCGCCCCATCATGGATGGCAGGAAATCACCGGTTCGTGCCGGTGTAATCGATCCGGAAAACACTGTCGTCAAAGGACAGATTGGTCTTCACATTGTTGATGATGACATCGGTCGTTTTGCCCTGGGGATCGATGACCGTCCATTGACGCAGGTCGTACGTCTTGGAATCGAAGATCATGGCGATGGTCGAATCACCGAAGACGGTGCGATTGCCGAGCGTGATCTTGGTCAGGTCCGGCTGCGCATCGACATTGCGCACCATGTCGGCGGAAAGATCGATCTTGTTGGCGAGCAGCAGGCTCAGCGGCGTCTTCGAGAGCTGATACATGTTATTCGTGTGCGTCTGGTCGTTGATGACCTGGACGTTGTTGCCGTCGCAGATAACGCGCATGCGGGACGGCGGGTCATAGTTGAAGCGCATCTTGCCGGGACGCTGGATGAAAAACGAGCCGCTCATCTGGTCGCCACGCGGCCCGATCTGCAGGAAGCCGCCCTTCATCGTCTTGATGGACGAGAAATGATCTGCGATCGCCTGAGCAATGCCGGGATTGAGTGCCGCAGCCTGTGCCTGCGCGAAGGCCGCAACGGGTATCGCGCCTGCCGCGCCCGCCGCCAGCACAGCGCCGAGGAAATGACGGCGGGTCAGGTTCAGGCGGGTCGAGGGCTGCGCATCGGTCTTTTTCATCGAATTCTCCTTCAATGCTTTGTCCATGGCGCGCAAAATCGGCGTCTTCATGGCGCTGCGGCCCATGCGCGATCAAGGGCCGCGATCAAATCTCCGAAAGCATATTCGGGATGTGTGACATGGGGCTAGCGACCCTTAGCGATCGAGAACATCCGCTTCGGTCGGCACGAGAATCTCGCGCTTGCCGGCGTGGTTGGCCGGGCCGATCAGGCCTTCCTGTTCCATCCGCTCGATCAGCGAAGCGGCACGGTTATAGCCGATGCCGAGGCGGCGCTGGATGTAGGAGGTCGATGCCTTGCCGTCGCGCAGCACGATCGCCACGGCCTGGTCATAGGGATCCTCCGAGTCGGAAAGGTTGGCCGTACCTGCCGGACCCTGACCATCGTCGTCGTCATCGTCGTCGGCAGTGATCGCATCGAGATATTGGGGAGAGCCCTGCGTTTTCAAGTAGGAGACGATGTCTTCCACTTCGCCGTCGGCGACAAACGGGCCGTGGACGCGCTGGATGCGTCCGCCGCCGGCCATGTAGAGCATGTCGCCCATGCCGAGAAGCTGTTCGGCACCCTGTTCGCCGAGGATCGTGCGGCTGTCGATCTTCGAGGTAACCTGGAAGGAGATGCGCGTCGGGAAGTTCGCCTTGATCGTGCCGGTGATGACGTCGACGGACGGACGCTGCGTCGCCATGATGACATGGATGCCGGCCGCGCGCGCCATCTGCGCCAGACGCTGCACGGCGCCTTCGATATCCTTGCCGGCGACCATCATCAGGTCGGCCATCTCGTCGATGATGACGACGATGTACGGCATCGGCTTTAGATCGAATTCCTCGGTCTCGTAGATTGCCTCGCCGGTCTGGCGGTCGAAGCCGGTCTGCACGGTACGGCTGATCGCCTCGCCCTTGGCGACGGCCTGCTCGACGCGCGTATTGAAGCCGTCGATGTTGCGCACGCCGATCTTCGACATCTTCTTGTAGCGCTCTTCCATCTCACGGACGGTCCATTTGAGCGCGACCACAGCCTTCTTCGGATCAGTGACGACGGGCGAGAGCAGATGCGGAATGCCGTCATAGACGGAGAGTTCGAGCATCTTCGGATCGATCATGATCAGGCGGCACTGTTCCGGCGTCATGCGATAGAGCAGCGACAGGATCATGGTGTTGATCGCGACGGATTTACCCGAGCCGGTGGTGCCTGCAACAAGCAGATGCGGCATCTTGGCGAGATCGGCAATGACGGGCTCGCCGCCGATCGTCTTGCCGAGCGCCATGGCAAGCTTGGCCTTCGAGCTTTCGAAATCGCGGCTGGCGATCAGCTCGCGCAGGTAGACCGTCTCGCGCGTGGAATTCGGCAATTCGATGCCGATGGCGTTGCGGCCGGGAACGACGGCGACGCGTGCGGCGATCGCGCTCATCGAGCGAGCGATATCATCGGCAAGACCTATGACGCGCGAAGACTTGATGCCCGGCGCAGGCTCGAGCTCATAAAGCGTCACGACCGGGCCGGGACGGACATGGATGATCTCGCCCTTGACGCCGAAGTCCTCGAGCACGCCCTCGAGCATGCGGGCATTCTGCTCCAGCGCATCGGAAGACAGCGTTGCGTCCCGCACGATGGTCTTCGGCTCGGCAAGCAGATGCACGGCCGGAAGCTGGAAACCATAGGGACGGATGAAGGAGGTCTGCGCCTCGCGCTCGGCGCGGATGCCGGGCTTCGGTCGGGCAGCGGCAGGAACGACGCGGTGGCCGGCATGGCCACCGGGCACTTTCGGCGAAGCAGCACGCAGCGCCCATTCGTCCTCTTCATCATCCGGCAAAATGCCGGCCGGGCGCGGTAGCTCGCGTTCATAGGAGGGATCGTCGTCCTCATCCTCGTCATCGTCGATGCTCATCGACGGCGGAGAAACGACGCGGCGCGGCGCCGGGCCGTCCATCGACGGCTCGACGCGTTCGCCGCGAACCACAGGCGCCTTGGCGCGCGCCGGCTCGTTCAGCGTGCCGAACTCGTCGTCGTTGAAGTCGTAGGGCGCATCGAAGGCGTGGTCGCGGCGCTTGCGCGGCCCCATGCCGAACAGGCGGCGAAGCCGCGCCTGCGTATTGTACCAGGAGTGCATGAGCGCGCCGAAGGCCAGGAAGCCGCCGCGATCGTCATCCTCGTCATCATCACCAACGCTACGCGCACGGCTCTGCGTGTTTTCATATTCCTCTTCATCCTCCTCGTCTTCCGGCAGGCTGCGGCCAAGAACGCCGGCGGCAAACAGCATGAGCCAGGCCGCGGGAATCGCGAGAATGGAGCCGAACACCGTGGCGAAGACGCCGCTCGGATAGGTGCCGATGAAAAGAGCGGGAAAGCGCAAAAGGATGTCGCCGATGACGCCGCCGATGCCGTTCGGGATCGGCCAGGTCGGCGGCGCGGGAAAGCAGGCGATGGAACCGGCGGCAACGATGGCTCCGCCGACCCAGGCGCCGAGGCGAGCCGGCACGCGATGGATTCTGCGGTTGGAAATCAGCGCGAAAGCCCAGGCAACGACCGGCAGCAGCGCGACGACGGAGGCAAGACCGAGTGCCTGCATCAGAATGTCGGCGAAGGCAGCGCCTGGAAAGCCTAGTATGTTCGTCGGTGCGTTGCTCGTGGCATAGGAATAGCTGGGGTCCATGACGTTCCATGTCGCCAGTGCCGCAACCGCAAGCGCCAGCAGGAACAGCAGCGCGAAGCCGCCGAGGCCCCTCACCTGTCGCCAAACCACTCCCGAAAGCGAAAGACGGCCGGAAGGACCGCCCAACGCTGCCGAATTGCTTCTGCCCATATTATCCAGCCCGTTCGTTGTCGAAAGCCGCGCGAATCGGCCTCATGGCCACTCACAGAGTACGTCAGCTCTACCTAATCAGAGGAGGGTTAATGCCATGTTAACCATGCGGGTGCGGCGGGCGAATCGGTGAAATATGGGCTTGTGGCGAGCGGTCGCGCCAAAAAAAAGCCCGAACCGAGGTCCGGGCCAAGAGCGGCTCACCTTTGATAGATGGGCCGCGACGGGATGTTGAGCGGCGCCGGGAATTTGTCCCGGCGCCTCAAGCTGCAGATCAGGAATTATGGTAGGCGGCTTCGCCGTGGGAGGCGAGGTCGAGACCTTCGCGCTCGGCTTCCGGCGACACGCGCAGGCCGACGATCATGTCGACGATCTTGTAGAGGATCGCCGAACCGATGCCGCACCACAGGATGGTCGTGATGACGGCCGTGAGCTGCACGCCGACCTGGCTGCCCATGGTGACGCCGTCTGCATAACCGACGCCTCCGAGCGAGGCGCTGGCGAAGATGCCGGTTGTGATGGCGCCGAAGATGCCGCCGATGCAGTGTACGCCGAAGACGTCAGCCGTATCGTCGTAGCCGAACTTGTTCTTCACGACGGAGACGAAGAAGTAGCACAAGGGGGAGACGATCAGGCCCATGACGATCGCGCCCATCGGACCGGCGATACCGGCGGCAGGCGTGATGGCGACGAGACCGGCGACCATGCCCGAAGCGCCGCCGAGCATGGAAGCCTTGCCGCGGGTGAAGGTTTCAACCAGCGACCAGGAGATGATGGCGGCTGCGGTGGCGATGAAGGTGTTCACGGTCGCGAGCATTGCGCCGCCGGAAGCTTCGAGGTTCGAACCGGCGTTGAAGCCGAACCAGCCGACCCAGAGCATGGATGCGCCGACCATGGTCAGCGTCATCGAATGCGGGGCCATCATGTCCCTGCCGAAGCCGACGCGCTTGCCGACGAGCAGGGCACCGACGAAACCGGCGATACCGGCGTTGATGTGAACGACGGTGCCGCCCGCGAAGTCGAGAGCGCCCATCTTGAAGAGCATGCCGTTCGAATCCCAGACCATGTGAGCGATCGGGAAGTAGACGAAGGTCGCCCACAGCGCGCAAAAGAGTATGGCCGCGCTGAACTTGATGCGCTCGGCGAAGGCGCCGATGATCAGGGCCGGCGTGATGGCGGCAAAGGTCATCTGGAACAGCATGAAGATGAACTCAGGAATGACGACGCCCTTGGAGAAGGTCGCAGCCGTGGTCGCGGTCGAAACGCCCGACAGGAACATCTTGGCCGTGCCGCCCCAATAGGGGCTTGTGCCGCCACCGAAGGCGAAGGAATAGCCGTAGAGAACCCAGAGGAGCATCACGACAGCGCCGATCATGGTGCACTGCATCAGAACCGAAAGCATGTTCTTCGAGCGGACGAGGCCGCCGTAAAACAGCGCAAGACCCGGCACGAGCATGAAGAGCACGAGGATGGTGGAGATGAACATGAAGGCGGTATCGCCCTTGTCCGGAACCGGAGCAGCGGCGGTCGCGGCAGCAGCAGCCGGAGCGGCCTCCTGCGCGAAAGCTATCGCCGGCGTAAGCAGAGCCGCGGAAAGCGCGCCCACCCGTGCGAAGGTGGAGGAAAGCTTAGTAGATGTCATTGCAAATAACTCCCTGATCGGCCGTCTCTTACAGCGCGTCTGAATCGGTTTCGCCCGTACGGATGCGCACGGCATGGTCAATCGAGTAGACAAAAATCTTGCCGTCGCCGATCTGCCCGGTCTTGGCGGACGAGGCGATCGCTTCGACTGCCTTGTCGACGATTTCGGTTGCGACCGCGACTTCGATCTTCAGCTTCGGCAGGAAGCTGACGGCATATTCCGTGCCACGATAGATTTCGGTATGTCCCTTCTGACGCCCGTAACCCTTCACTTCGGTCACAGTCAGGCCTTGGATGCCGACAGCCGTGAGGGCCTCACGGACCTCATCGAGCTTGAACGGCTTGATAATGGCCATCACAATTTTCATCTGGTTTCCCATCCTTTGTTACCCTCGGCACGGAGCCGATTCTCCTTGCCGCTGACGACTGTTTCAGCAGCGACCGAAGATACACATTCAAGGGACGTGCCAGATTCGTGACACTATTATAACCAATTGAAATTTAAAGCCTTTATGGAGGACACCTAATAAAGCGGCAGATCGCGGCGCCGATCGCGCATAAATAATATGCAAATTTGAAAATTTGCATATTATTTAATCATTTGCCTTTTTACGAATCAATCCTTCCTGCGCAACCGACGCAATCAGGACACCGGACCGAGTAAAAAGGCTACCGCGGGCCAATCCGCGCGCGCCCGAGGCGCTTGGACTGTCCTGTGTGTAGAGCAACCAGTCATCGAGTTGGAACGGCCGGTGGAACCACATGGCATGATCGAGACTCGCGACCTGCAGGCCCTGATCGAAAACCGAGGTGCCATGCGCATGCAGCGCCGCGTCGATGAGCGTCATGTCCGAG is part of the Rhizobium sp. CB3090 genome and harbors:
- a CDS encoding response regulator transcription factor is translated as MTARTILLVDDDNDLREMLVEQLSLYEEFTVQQEATAGKGVQAARTAPVDLLIMDVGLPDMDGREAVKLLRKNGFKAPIIMLTGHDTDSDTILGLEAGANDYVTKPFRFAVLLARIRAQLRQHEQSEDATFTVGRYLFKPSQKLLTTEDGQKIRLTEKEAAIIRYLYRADQKVVTRDILLEEVWGYNSGVTTHTLETHVYRLRQKIERDPSNAEILVTENGGYKIIP
- a CDS encoding cyclic nucleotide-binding domain-containing protein, which gives rise to MALNDDIRLLSQLPLFHGMGDEPLRLIAFGADRRHVTAGLTLFREKSPAECAYVIARGSFELTTLDPSGQPQVEATVHAGAMLSELALVTLVERKYTAVALEDSDVIRITRALFHRLIEEYPDAGLLIQNRVRENFAVLAKQAAALLHRFS
- a CDS encoding exodeoxyribonuclease III; translation: MGFSIATWNINSVRLRMPIVEQFVMQARPDILCLQETKVPNELFPLSPLRALGYEHIIVHGQKGYHGVAIASRIPLTEDHRQDYCGVGDSRHISAIFERGGRRIRLHNFYVPAGGDEPDRTINPKFGHKLDFIEEMKRLHANAEPNTSAILVGDLNIAPLEHDVWSHKQLLKIVSHTPVETDGLIEVMKRGAWLDLMRQQVPENEKLYTWWSYRAKDWEAADRGRRLDHIWSSSDLGPLLQRIEILKAARGWDRPSDHVPVTAYFNL
- a CDS encoding outer membrane lipoprotein carrier protein LolA, which produces MKKTDAQPSTRLNLTRRHFLGAVLAAGAAGAIPVAAFAQAQAAALNPGIAQAIADHFSSIKTMKGGFLQIGPRGDQMSGSFFIQRPGKMRFNYDPPSRMRVICDGNNVQVINDQTHTNNMYQLSKTPLSLLLANKIDLSADMVRNVDAQPDLTKITLGNRTVFGDSTIAMIFDSKTYDLRQWTVIDPQGKTTDVIINNVKTNLSFDDSVFRIDYTGTNR
- a CDS encoding DNA translocase FtsK, giving the protein MGRSNSAALGGPSGRLSLSGVVWRQVRGLGGFALLFLLALAVAALATWNVMDPSYSYATSNAPTNILGFPGAAFADILMQALGLASVVALLPVVAWAFALISNRRIHRVPARLGAWVGGAIVAAGSIACFPAPPTWPIPNGIGGVIGDILLRFPALFIGTYPSGVFATVFGSILAIPAAWLMLFAAGVLGRSLPEDEEDEEEYENTQSRARSVGDDDEDDDRGGFLAFGALMHSWYNTQARLRRLFGMGPRKRRDHAFDAPYDFNDDEFGTLNEPARAKAPVVRGERVEPSMDGPAPRRVVSPPSMSIDDDEDEDDDPSYERELPRPAGILPDDEEDEWALRAASPKVPGGHAGHRVVPAAARPKPGIRAEREAQTSFIRPYGFQLPAVHLLAEPKTIVRDATLSSDALEQNARMLEGVLEDFGVKGEIIHVRPGPVVTLYELEPAPGIKSSRVIGLADDIARSMSAIAARVAVVPGRNAIGIELPNSTRETVYLRELIASRDFESSKAKLAMALGKTIGGEPVIADLAKMPHLLVAGTTGSGKSVAINTMILSLLYRMTPEQCRLIMIDPKMLELSVYDGIPHLLSPVVTDPKKAVVALKWTVREMEERYKKMSKIGVRNIDGFNTRVEQAVAKGEAISRTVQTGFDRQTGEAIYETEEFDLKPMPYIVVIIDEMADLMMVAGKDIEGAVQRLAQMARAAGIHVIMATQRPSVDVITGTIKANFPTRISFQVTSKIDSRTILGEQGAEQLLGMGDMLYMAGGGRIQRVHGPFVADGEVEDIVSYLKTQGSPQYLDAITADDDDDDDGQGPAGTANLSDSEDPYDQAVAIVLRDGKASTSYIQRRLGIGYNRAASLIERMEQEGLIGPANHAGKREILVPTEADVLDR
- a CDS encoding ammonium transporter translates to MTSTKLSSTFARVGALSAALLTPAIAFAQEAAPAAAAATAAAPVPDKGDTAFMFISTILVLFMLVPGLALFYGGLVRSKNMLSVLMQCTMIGAVVMLLWVLYGYSFAFGGGTSPYWGGTAKMFLSGVSTATTAATFSKGVVIPEFIFMLFQMTFAAITPALIIGAFAERIKFSAAILFCALWATFVYFPIAHMVWDSNGMLFKMGALDFAGGTVVHINAGIAGFVGALLVGKRVGFGRDMMAPHSMTLTMVGASMLWVGWFGFNAGSNLEASGGAMLATVNTFIATAAAIISWSLVETFTRGKASMLGGASGMVAGLVAITPAAGIAGPMGAIVMGLIVSPLCYFFVSVVKNKFGYDDTADVFGVHCIGGIFGAITTGIFASASLGGVGYADGVTMGSQVGVQLTAVITTILWCGIGSAILYKIVDMIVGLRVSPEAEREGLDLASHGEAAYHNS
- a CDS encoding P-II family nitrogen regulator, whose product is MGNQMKIVMAIIKPFKLDEVREALTAVGIQGLTVTEVKGYGRQKGHTEIYRGTEYAVSFLPKLKIEVAVATEIVDKAVEAIASSAKTGQIGDGKIFVYSIDHAVRIRTGETDSDAL